The Staphylococcus carnosus genome has a segment encoding these proteins:
- a CDS encoding ABC transporter permease, with protein sequence MKLAWKEMTFYKFKFILIMLIILLLSSMVLFISGLAQGLGRENISMLNNMNAEKFVVQDIKQPVIEKSNIKPDQQSKVENVINEKPFKLGQQTMVSDKTNDLDILLINPVKDFKPALTEGHYPKADNEIAINKKLTGEGLKVGDKIKMKGHDDSFKIVGVMNDTMYAHSSAVMTTNQEFDQLMPHSASFYPVKHMTKAEQSKLNDISGVKVVNEKTLTDNIPSYNAEQAPLNMMIISLFFITAIVLSAFFYVMTIQKISEIGILKAIGIRTRHLLWSLVFQILLVTMISVIISVLLISVLSTFMPVTMPFHITITNMLLVISVFIVVAIVGASLSFIKLVKVNPIQAIGGEA encoded by the coding sequence ATGAAATTAGCATGGAAAGAAATGACATTCTACAAATTCAAGTTCATCTTAATCATGTTGATAATCTTGTTGCTTTCTAGCATGGTACTTTTTATTAGCGGACTTGCTCAAGGACTTGGCCGTGAAAATATTTCTATGTTGAATAACATGAATGCTGAAAAATTTGTCGTACAAGATATTAAACAACCAGTGATTGAGAAATCTAATATTAAACCAGACCAACAAAGCAAAGTTGAAAATGTAATTAACGAAAAACCTTTTAAATTAGGACAGCAAACAATGGTTTCAGATAAAACAAATGATTTGGACATTTTGCTGATTAATCCTGTGAAAGATTTTAAACCTGCCTTGACTGAAGGACATTATCCAAAAGCTGATAATGAAATTGCAATCAATAAAAAATTAACAGGTGAAGGATTAAAAGTAGGGGATAAAATCAAAATGAAAGGGCATGATGATTCTTTTAAAATTGTCGGTGTAATGAATGACACAATGTATGCGCATAGTTCAGCAGTCATGACAACGAATCAAGAATTCGATCAATTAATGCCTCACTCTGCTTCATTCTATCCTGTAAAACATATGACTAAAGCAGAACAAAGCAAATTAAATGATATTTCAGGTGTAAAGGTAGTCAATGAAAAAACTTTAACTGACAATATCCCAAGTTATAATGCAGAACAAGCGCCGTTGAATATGATGATTATCAGTTTATTCTTTATAACAGCTATTGTACTCAGCGCATTTTTCTATGTAATGACAATCCAAAAAATCTCAGAAATCGGAATTTTGAAAGCGATTGGTATTCGTACGCGTCATCTCTTATGGTCATTGGTTTTCCAAATCTTATTAGTTACAATGATCAGCGTTATTATTTCTGTATTGCTGATCAGCGTATTATCAACTTTCATGCCAGTCACAATGCCTTTCCATATCACGATTACGAATATGCTGCTTGTGATTAGTGTGTTTATTGTTGTCGCTATTGTGGGTGCTTCATTATCATTTATTAAATTAGTCAAAGTGAATCCGATACAAGCAATAGGAGGGGAAGCTTAA
- a CDS encoding MarR family winged helix-turn-helix transcriptional regulator, with the protein MQNIEQHIDFMGHFLEDINSMVAKLLEDLRHEYNVSMEQSRAVLLLDNNKSLTLSEITEKQGVNKAAISRRVKKLINLDLIQWEKQNASVDQRLKYVKLTPKGREYIERSKKIISEVAVYLVQDLSEKQIEDTADNLSIIDKRIKEYVKKNQL; encoded by the coding sequence ATGCAGAATATTGAACAACATATTGACTTTATGGGCCATTTCTTAGAAGATATTAATTCTATGGTTGCCAAACTACTAGAAGATTTGCGCCATGAATATAATGTCTCTATGGAACAATCTCGAGCAGTTTTATTATTAGATAACAATAAATCACTTACTTTATCTGAAATTACAGAAAAACAAGGCGTAAATAAAGCTGCAATCAGTCGTCGTGTGAAAAAGCTGATTAATTTAGATCTCATCCAATGGGAAAAACAAAATGCAAGTGTAGATCAACGTTTGAAATATGTGAAGTTAACGCCGAAAGGGCGAGAATATATTGAACGTTCAAAAAAAATAATCAGTGAAGTGGCTGTTTATTTAGTGCAAGATTTAAGTGAAAAACAAATTGAAGATACAGCTGACAATTTAAGTATTATAGATAAACGTATTAAAGAGTACGTTAAAAAGAACCAATTATAA
- a CDS encoding glycosyltransferase, which yields MKSITFLMHNIFAMGGTVKAVTQLANVLADKGHDVEIISVFKGSKSPYFKLHNNIKVTSLIDYNLRLKNVLNITINRLRKWTPFFKPTILSSYEPGLNQFSSYVEKKIVRAISEVDTDILVGTRASYNVLIADHAPSSVMTIGMEHMNLHAHPTSYQKEIIEAYKDLNCITTLTDADRKAYEKATHVPVYTVPNMISESRIEIPKKPQIIAAGRLEYEKGFDLLLQSVELIQESLREMNYSLKIYGDGQQRNDLEDYIQQHQLNDIVSIHPSTMHLPLRLAESTITVVPSRNEGFGLIILEAMNQGDIVVSFKGNAGPETLIRSGYNGYLADYQNFEDLADDISNVISAPPSEQGKIIERGFETVAQYSPDRVYQDFMKAANSQQESQIN from the coding sequence ATGAAGTCAATTACATTCTTAATGCACAACATATTTGCTATGGGCGGGACAGTTAAAGCAGTAACCCAATTAGCAAATGTATTGGCAGATAAAGGACATGATGTAGAAATTATTTCTGTATTCAAGGGCAGCAAGTCTCCTTATTTTAAACTTCATAATAATATTAAGGTTACGTCACTCATAGACTATAATCTAAGACTTAAAAATGTTTTAAATATCACCATCAATCGATTACGTAAATGGACACCATTTTTCAAACCTACTATCTTATCAAGTTATGAACCTGGGTTAAATCAATTTTCTAGTTATGTAGAAAAGAAAATTGTCCGTGCAATATCAGAAGTAGATACAGATATATTAGTAGGCACACGTGCCAGCTATAATGTTTTAATCGCTGATCATGCACCTTCTTCTGTCATGACAATTGGAATGGAACATATGAACTTACATGCACACCCAACTTCTTATCAAAAAGAGATCATAGAAGCTTACAAAGATTTAAACTGCATTACTACTTTGACAGATGCAGACCGCAAAGCTTATGAAAAAGCAACGCATGTACCCGTTTATACAGTTCCCAATATGATAAGTGAATCACGCATAGAAATACCCAAGAAGCCGCAAATTATTGCAGCCGGCCGCTTAGAATATGAAAAAGGGTTTGACTTGTTGCTGCAAAGTGTTGAATTAATTCAAGAGAGTTTGCGTGAAATGAATTATTCACTCAAGATTTATGGCGATGGTCAACAACGAAATGATTTAGAAGATTATATTCAACAACATCAATTAAATGATATTGTTTCTATTCACCCTTCTACAATGCATTTACCGCTTCGATTAGCAGAGAGTACCATTACTGTAGTCCCTTCTAGAAATGAAGGCTTTGGTCTGATTATTTTAGAAGCGATGAATCAAGGTGATATTGTTGTCAGCTTTAAAGGTAACGCTGGTCCTGAAACTTTAATCCGCTCTGGATATAATGGCTATCTTGCAGATTATCAAAACTTCGAAGACTTAGCAGATGATATTTCAAACGTGATTTCTGCACCACCTTCCGAACAAGGAAAAATTATAGAACGTGGCTTTGAAACTGTAGCGCAATATTCTCCAGACCGTGTTTACCAAGATTTTATGAAAGCAGCCAATAGTCAACAAGAATCCCAAATCAACTGA
- a CDS encoding response regulator transcription factor gives MTTCLIVDDDYQILHYVSSYLEKEGFKTVTYSNAEDALKYLDKQHVDIAIIDIMMNGMDGFELCQEIKDNYTLPVIMLTARDALSDKEEAYLTGTDDYVTKPFEVQELIFRIKAVLRRYQINAENELEIGNLKLNQSYLEISTANKTMTLPNKEFHLLFLLVSHPKQIFSREECIERVWGFDYDGDDRTVDVHIRRLRNRLNKIGSNISIETVRGLGYKAEVHV, from the coding sequence ATGACAACATGTTTAATTGTGGATGACGATTACCAAATTCTGCATTATGTATCATCTTACTTAGAAAAAGAAGGCTTTAAGACAGTCACGTACTCAAATGCAGAAGATGCATTGAAATATTTAGATAAGCAACATGTTGATATAGCAATAATAGATATCATGATGAATGGTATGGATGGTTTCGAATTGTGCCAAGAAATCAAAGATAACTATACATTACCCGTTATCATGTTAACAGCGCGTGATGCTTTAAGTGATAAGGAAGAAGCATATTTAACAGGCACTGATGACTACGTTACAAAACCGTTTGAAGTTCAAGAATTGATTTTTCGTATTAAGGCCGTTTTACGCCGATATCAAATAAATGCAGAAAACGAACTGGAAATCGGGAATTTAAAATTAAATCAATCTTATTTAGAAATTTCAACAGCTAATAAAACAATGACCTTACCGAACAAAGAATTCCATCTTCTATTCCTTTTAGTCAGTCATCCCAAACAAATATTCAGTCGGGAAGAATGTATCGAACGTGTTTGGGGATTTGATTATGATGGTGACGATCGTACAGTCGATGTACATATTAGACGTTTACGTAATCGATTGAATAAAATCGGGAGTAATATCAGCATTGAAACAGTACGCGGTTTAGGTTATAAGGCGGAAGTCCATGTTTAA
- the mqo gene encoding malate dehydrogenase (quinone), translated as MSAQHSKTDVILIGGGIMSATLGTLLKKVAPEKEIKVFEKLKEPAEESSNAWNNAGTGHSALCEMNYTKEMPDGSLDISKALKVNEQFQVSKQFWAYLVKHGNLTQPEEFIHSVPHMSFVIGVRNVDFLRRRVKALTENALFKEMTMTEDKDKIAEWLPLMMEDRTSPIPVAVSRDKSGTDVNFGALTRKLFNYLEENNVQVEYEHQVLDIKQQKDGTWKAKVKDLLTNDVTIYESDFVFIGAGGASLPLLQKTNIKESKHIGGFPVSGIFLVCQDPEIVEQHDAKVYGKAKVGAPPMSVPHLDTRYIDGKKSLLFGPFAGFSPKFLKTGTNMDLIKSVKPNNLLTMLSAGVKEMPLTQYLISQLMLSDEERIEELREFIPNAKKEDWSPVVAGQRVQVIKDTDKGKGTLQFGTEVIVNEDGTLSALLGASPGASTAVDVMLDILQRCFKDEFPQWESKIKEMIPSFGQSLAENAELYKEVKAEEDKYLKLQS; from the coding sequence ATGAGTGCACAACATAGCAAAACAGATGTCATCTTAATTGGTGGCGGAATCATGAGTGCGACATTAGGTACTTTATTAAAAAAAGTTGCACCGGAAAAAGAAATTAAAGTTTTTGAAAAATTGAAAGAACCAGCAGAAGAAAGTTCAAATGCTTGGAATAACGCAGGTACCGGGCATTCTGCATTATGTGAGATGAATTATACAAAAGAAATGCCAGATGGCTCTCTTGATATCTCCAAAGCATTGAAAGTCAATGAACAATTCCAAGTATCTAAACAATTTTGGGCTTACTTAGTTAAACATGGTAACTTAACACAACCAGAAGAATTCATTCACAGTGTACCGCATATGAGTTTTGTAATCGGCGTACGCAACGTTGATTTCTTAAGACGTCGTGTCAAAGCATTAACTGAAAATGCGCTTTTCAAAGAAATGACGATGACTGAAGATAAAGATAAAATTGCTGAGTGGTTGCCATTGATGATGGAAGATCGCACAAGTCCAATTCCTGTTGCAGTGAGTCGTGATAAATCAGGTACAGATGTGAACTTTGGCGCTTTAACTCGTAAATTATTCAACTATTTAGAAGAAAATAATGTTCAAGTTGAATATGAACATCAAGTGCTAGATATTAAACAACAAAAAGACGGTACTTGGAAAGCTAAAGTCAAAGATTTACTTACAAACGATGTCACAATTTATGAATCTGATTTTGTATTTATCGGTGCAGGCGGCGCAAGTTTACCACTTCTCCAAAAAACAAATATCAAAGAATCTAAACACATCGGCGGATTCCCAGTCAGCGGTATTTTCTTAGTATGTCAAGATCCAGAAATCGTAGAACAACATGATGCTAAAGTATACGGTAAAGCTAAAGTAGGTGCACCGCCAATGTCTGTACCTCACTTAGATACACGTTATATCGATGGTAAAAAATCATTATTATTCGGTCCATTTGCTGGCTTCTCACCAAAATTCTTGAAAACAGGTACTAATATGGATTTAATCAAATCTGTAAAACCGAATAACCTGTTAACAATGTTATCAGCAGGTGTAAAAGAAATGCCGTTAACACAGTACTTAATTTCACAATTAATGTTGTCTGATGAAGAGCGTATTGAAGAATTAAGAGAATTTATTCCTAATGCTAAAAAAGAAGACTGGAGCCCTGTAGTTGCAGGCCAACGTGTACAAGTGATTAAAGATACAGATAAAGGTAAAGGTACATTACAATTCGGTACAGAAGTAATTGTAAACGAAGACGGTACTTTATCAGCATTGCTCGGTGCATCTCCAGGTGCCTCAACAGCAGTGGATGTAATGTTGGATATTTTACAACGTTGTTTCAAAGATGAATTCCCGCAATGGGAAAGTAAAATTAAAGAGATGATTCCGTCATTCGGACAATCTTTAGCTGAAAATGCAGAACTTTATAAAGAAGTAAAAGCAGAAGAAGATAAATATTTAAAATTGCAATCATAA
- a CDS encoding L-lactate permease, with protein MLVSSFDPFNNLVLSSLVASIPIILFLLCLTIFKMKGIYAAITTLVVTLIVATLIFKLPGGSATGAVIEGFYQGWLPIGYIVIMAVWLYKLSTKTGQFGMIQDSIASISQDQRIQLLLIGFSFNAFLEGAAGFGVPIAICSLLLIYLGFKPLQAAMLCLVANAAAGAFGAIGLPVAVIDTLNLHGGISAIEVSRYSTFTLAFINFFIPFLLVFILDGFKGIKETLPAILVVSITYTVLQGILTLAQGPELADIIPPLASMGALALFSRKFQPKNIFRIQKDAKPPKIRKLSVKEVLYAWSPFYILTIFVMIWSMPFFKKLFLPGGALSFLTAAIPLPGTMSEATHKSIVLNFNIIGQTGTAILLTIIITLLLSKNTTLKDAGLLLGETFKELWISIFTICFILAVSKLTTYGGLSAAMGQGISKTGGIFPLLSPILGWIGVFMTGSVVNNNSLFAPIQASVSSQIGVSGGLLVAANTAGGVAAKIISPQSIAIATAAVKEVGKESELLKMSLRFSVGILVFICIWTFILSLIF; from the coding sequence ATGTTAGTATCATCTTTTGATCCATTCAATAATCTTGTATTATCAAGTCTTGTAGCAAGTATTCCGATTATTTTATTCTTGTTATGTTTAACAATCTTTAAAATGAAGGGGATTTACGCTGCGATTACTACTTTAGTTGTTACGTTGATTGTAGCAACATTAATCTTTAAATTACCAGGAGGTTCAGCTACTGGAGCTGTAATAGAAGGTTTTTACCAAGGTTGGCTGCCTATTGGTTATATCGTAATTATGGCTGTATGGTTATATAAATTATCAACTAAAACAGGACAATTCGGTATGATTCAAGACAGTATTGCCAGTATTTCACAAGACCAACGTATTCAATTGTTATTAATCGGTTTTTCTTTTAATGCGTTTTTAGAAGGTGCAGCAGGATTTGGTGTACCAATCGCAATTTGTTCATTACTTTTAATTTATTTAGGTTTTAAACCTTTACAAGCTGCAATGTTGTGTTTAGTAGCAAATGCAGCGGCTGGGGCATTTGGTGCCATTGGTTTGCCGGTAGCAGTTATTGACACTTTGAACTTGCATGGCGGTATTTCTGCAATTGAAGTTTCACGTTACTCAACTTTTACATTAGCGTTTATTAACTTCTTTATTCCTTTCTTATTAGTGTTTATCCTTGATGGATTTAAAGGTATTAAAGAAACTTTGCCAGCAATTTTAGTTGTATCTATTACTTACACTGTACTTCAAGGTATTCTTACATTGGCACAAGGACCGGAATTAGCAGATATTATCCCGCCGCTTGCTTCAATGGGAGCCCTTGCTTTATTCAGCAGAAAGTTTCAGCCGAAAAATATTTTCCGTATTCAAAAAGATGCAAAACCGCCTAAAATCAGAAAGCTATCTGTTAAAGAAGTATTATATGCATGGAGTCCGTTTTATATTTTAACCATCTTTGTAATGATTTGGAGTATGCCGTTCTTTAAAAAACTATTCTTACCAGGAGGTGCATTAAGTTTCTTAACTGCAGCTATTCCATTACCTGGTACAATGAGCGAAGCAACTCATAAATCGATCGTATTGAACTTTAACATTATTGGTCAAACAGGAACAGCTATTTTATTAACAATTATTATTACGTTGTTATTATCTAAAAATACAACACTTAAAGATGCAGGACTTTTACTTGGAGAAACTTTTAAAGAGTTATGGATTTCTATCTTTACTATTTGTTTCATTTTGGCAGTATCAAAGTTAACAACTTATGGGGGATTAAGTGCAGCAATGGGACAAGGTATTTCTAAAACTGGAGGTATTTTCCCACTATTATCACCAATCTTAGGTTGGATCGGTGTGTTTATGACAGGTTCTGTTGTAAACAACAACTCATTATTTGCGCCAATTCAAGCTTCCGTTTCAAGTCAAATCGGAGTGAGCGGCGGATTGCTTGTAGCAGCAAATACTGCTGGGGGAGTTGCAGCTAAAATTATTTCACCTCAATCAATCGCAATTGCAACAGCAGCTGTTAAAGAAGTAGGTAAAGAATCTGAACTCTTAAAAATGTCATTAAGATTCAGTGTTGGTATTTTAGTCTTTATCTGTATCTGGACATTTATATTATCTTTAATATTCTAA
- a CDS encoding YdcF family protein, which produces MFLLRLLCISAAVFILAYGFYLLSWLPVLFLNGLFLWLCWIAVSTLFALIHYLSWSSTYSMIEFTKPTNLIIVLGAGLYREKVTQMLAWRLDRAVALYFAQEQPVYIIVSGGKGEGEHVSEAEAMKAYLIEEHIPENHILMEDESHSTYENLANTKQILHDRLAFRPENMTIVTSQFHILRALRFAQILKIKASGISSRTPYAFFDTALIRDFLALMYCYKLLLTIYFGLLFIASMLEANPFLLKLFGQ; this is translated from the coding sequence ATGTTTTTATTACGTTTGTTGTGCATATCTGCTGCTGTATTCATATTGGCTTATGGTTTTTACTTGCTCAGCTGGCTTCCTGTTCTATTTTTAAACGGTCTATTTTTATGGTTGTGCTGGATAGCTGTAAGTACATTGTTTGCGCTCATTCATTACTTAAGCTGGTCTTCTACATATAGTATGATTGAATTTACTAAACCAACTAATTTAATCATTGTTTTAGGTGCTGGGCTCTATCGTGAAAAAGTCACACAAATGTTGGCTTGGCGTTTAGATCGTGCTGTAGCTTTGTATTTTGCTCAAGAACAACCAGTTTATATCATCGTTAGCGGCGGCAAAGGCGAGGGAGAACATGTATCTGAAGCAGAAGCTATGAAAGCTTATCTTATCGAAGAACATATACCAGAAAATCATATTCTTATGGAAGATGAATCTCATAGCACCTATGAAAATTTGGCGAATACGAAACAAATATTACATGATAGACTTGCTTTTCGTCCTGAAAATATGACTATTGTCACTAGTCAATTTCATATTTTACGTGCACTCCGCTTTGCGCAAATCTTAAAAATCAAAGCATCTGGAATTAGCAGCCGTACACCTTACGCCTTTTTTGATACGGCTTTAATTCGTGATTTTTTAGCCTTAATGTATTGCTATAAGCTTTTACTCACTATTTACTTCGGACTATTATTTATAGCAAGTATGTTAGAAGCTAATCCATTTCTGTTAAAATTATTCGGCCAATAA
- a CDS encoding sensor histidine kinase: MFKTLYSRIAIYTVVIMLFSAVASFILSNIYYHIYLKPSNDHKIMTTLQEAKNYQETSDTKNMKAYFKHISELNFQVLTVNQEGHRHFYGDKFRRDNLSKKAVQQVLNHHDYHGIRNHPYQLFVTGFFDNETANTVGTSFNTPQGKIAVFIRPDIGKSFSEFRVFLAILIILLLMISMILIISSTYALIKPISQLKRATNRLMEGDFNTPIAITRKDEFGTLQYRFDQMRLSLKQLDDMRQHFVQNVSHEIKTPLTHIHQLLNRLSTADNEKDRTFYISEIYATTNRLSNLTHALLLLAELDNNEHLEFKDEVQLTEIIRLIIRHEQYTIDAKDLIVMTDIEDVVIQGNYRLLYQAFQNIISNAIKYAEQDGSVDIDIAPSKQNSEVIVCRISDDGPGMSEETKAHLFERFYKGTHSATSNGLGLAIAQMIIQLHGGQVEVESTLGEGSTFIITLSKKL, encoded by the coding sequence ATGTTTAAAACACTCTATTCAAGAATTGCGATTTATACGGTTGTCATCATGTTATTCAGTGCGGTTGCGAGCTTTATTCTATCCAACATTTATTATCATATATACTTGAAGCCATCTAATGATCATAAAATCATGACGACACTTCAAGAAGCCAAAAATTATCAAGAAACATCTGATACTAAAAACATGAAAGCTTACTTTAAGCATATCAGTGAATTAAATTTTCAAGTTCTAACCGTCAATCAAGAAGGACACCGTCATTTTTACGGTGATAAATTCCGTCGTGACAATCTTTCTAAAAAAGCAGTACAACAAGTCCTCAATCATCACGATTATCATGGTATTCGCAATCATCCTTATCAATTATTCGTGACAGGCTTTTTCGATAATGAAACTGCCAATACTGTAGGTACAAGTTTTAATACACCACAAGGTAAAATTGCTGTTTTCATTCGCCCTGATATCGGTAAGTCTTTCAGTGAGTTCCGTGTCTTCTTAGCTATTTTAATTATCTTATTACTGATGATTTCAATGATTTTAATTATCAGTTCAACTTACGCCTTAATCAAACCAATCTCTCAATTAAAACGCGCTACTAATCGTTTGATGGAGGGTGACTTTAACACACCGATTGCTATTACACGTAAAGATGAATTCGGTACTTTACAATATCGCTTTGACCAAATGCGCTTATCCCTTAAACAACTAGATGACATGCGTCAGCATTTTGTGCAAAATGTTTCGCATGAAATCAAGACACCTTTAACGCATATTCATCAATTATTAAATCGCTTAAGTACAGCTGATAACGAGAAGGATCGCACATTTTATATCTCTGAAATTTATGCGACTACAAACCGATTAAGTAACCTTACCCACGCTTTGTTATTATTAGCTGAGTTAGATAATAACGAACACCTTGAATTTAAAGATGAGGTGCAACTTACTGAAATCATTCGTTTAATTATTCGTCATGAACAATATACGATTGATGCGAAAGACTTAATCGTCATGACAGATATTGAAGATGTAGTTATTCAAGGTAACTATAGATTGTTGTATCAAGCTTTCCAAAATATTATTTCAAATGCTATTAAGTATGCTGAGCAAGATGGAAGTGTTGATATAGATATAGCCCCTTCAAAACAAAATTCTGAAGTTATTGTATGTCGTATTTCTGATGATGGTCCAGGAATGTCTGAAGAAACAAAAGCACATTTATTTGAACGTTTTTATAAAGGCACACATTCTGCAACCAGCAATGGTCTAGGCTTAGCAATTGCTCAAATGATTATCCAACTTCATGGTGGTCAAGTCGAGGTTGAAAGTACACTTGGTGAAGGTAGTACGTTCATTATTACTCTTTCAAAAAAATTATAG
- a CDS encoding ABC transporter ATP-binding protein, which produces MTLEVKNITKSFGTGEAKTEVLKDVNFDVKQGEFIILSGASGSGKSTLLTILGGLQDQDSGEILYNGKPLFTKEKSKAEMRLTEIGFIFQASHLVPYLTVLEQLTIVGREAGMSKGETDKRARKLLEQIGLKHRLKAYPHMLSGGEKQRVAIMRAFMNDPKIILADEPTASLDAHRAVEVTQMIRDRITNENMVGIMITHDQRLFKYADRVIDLFDGKILNKEDKSEIV; this is translated from the coding sequence ATGACATTAGAAGTAAAAAACATCACAAAATCATTTGGTACGGGTGAAGCCAAAACGGAAGTGTTGAAAGATGTTAATTTTGACGTGAAGCAAGGTGAATTTATCATCTTAAGCGGAGCTTCAGGTTCAGGTAAATCTACGCTTTTAACTATATTAGGCGGTTTGCAAGATCAAGATTCAGGTGAGATTTTATATAATGGCAAACCGTTATTTACGAAAGAAAAATCTAAAGCAGAAATGCGTTTGACTGAAATTGGATTTATTTTCCAAGCTTCTCATTTAGTACCTTACCTTACAGTGTTAGAACAATTAACAATTGTGGGTAGAGAAGCAGGTATGAGCAAGGGAGAAACGGACAAACGTGCACGTAAATTATTAGAACAAATTGGTTTGAAACATCGTCTGAAAGCTTATCCTCATATGTTGTCTGGCGGTGAAAAACAACGTGTAGCTATTATGCGTGCGTTTATGAATGACCCGAAAATTATATTAGCAGATGAACCAACAGCAAGTTTAGATGCACATCGAGCTGTAGAAGTAACACAAATGATACGAGACCGTATTACGAATGAAAATATGGTAGGTATTATGATTACTCATGATCAAAGATTATTTAAGTATGCAGATCGTGTTATTGATTTGTTTGATGGTAAAATTTTAAATAAAGAAGATAAAAGCGAAATTGTATAA
- a CDS encoding TcaA second domain-containing protein: MAQSQDSNRDDSNKANSKKKKTNKTTNENINQSIRKMVPWGIGTFIIILLIILFFLLKNFNSPEAQAKIFVNAVKNNDTQRISNILSTRDNKVGGDEAETYIKYIKNEIGLKKFDKELNDTVHDIDKKNKDAGYIKTPDGNNILRVTMNGRRYIFFDNIGFSTETKKAIIKKKAKTTYVFRTDDKKRKVIAEPNETTMLGYFIPGDYKIPATKETDNGKFVGYLTFSFKGSNSETVDVHENFPEANLNIKLDGADQLDSKHTKVKINGKQFSYDNTKLYGPYPVTDEIEVSAEGKVKGKTFKSDTLKLYPNELKENTPVRLKFEKDKIDKYVKEKEKEENSLKNKVNKFFNKYTSALNTAAGANNFSSISNFLKPDTDNYKTMKQSFQNGQGAQSMMQSPQVTDVSQDGSDIYAKVANINSQGFWVTSKYKLEDTSKKDGDDSDLKIISNQE, translated from the coding sequence ATGGCGCAATCTCAAGATAGCAATCGTGATGATTCAAATAAAGCGAATAGTAAAAAGAAAAAAACAAATAAAACAACAAATGAGAATATCAACCAAAGTATACGTAAGATGGTACCATGGGGTATTGGTACATTCATTATCATACTGCTGATTATCCTTTTTTTCTTGTTGAAAAATTTCAACTCACCGGAAGCACAAGCTAAAATATTTGTGAACGCTGTAAAAAATAATGATACACAGCGTATCTCTAATATTTTAAGTACACGCGATAATAAAGTGGGCGGAGACGAAGCAGAAACGTATATAAAATACATCAAAAATGAAATTGGGTTGAAGAAATTCGATAAAGAATTAAATGATACGGTTCATGACATTGATAAGAAAAATAAAGATGCTGGTTACATCAAAACACCGGATGGTAATAATATTTTGAGAGTCACAATGAATGGACGCCGTTATATTTTCTTTGATAATATTGGTTTTTCTACAGAAACTAAAAAGGCAATCATTAAGAAAAAAGCAAAAACGACTTATGTCTTTAGAACAGATGACAAAAAGAGAAAAGTCATTGCAGAACCGAACGAAACAACAATGTTAGGTTATTTTATTCCTGGTGATTATAAAATACCAGCTACGAAAGAAACTGATAATGGTAAGTTTGTAGGCTATTTGACGTTTTCATTTAAAGGTAGCAATAGTGAAACTGTTGATGTACATGAAAACTTCCCAGAAGCTAATTTAAATATCAAACTAGATGGTGCCGATCAATTAGATAGTAAGCATACTAAAGTTAAAATCAACGGTAAGCAATTCAGCTATGACAATACCAAATTATATGGACCTTATCCTGTAACAGATGAAATAGAAGTGTCTGCAGAAGGAAAAGTAAAAGGTAAAACGTTTAAATCAGATACTTTAAAACTATATCCAAACGAATTAAAAGAGAATACACCTGTTCGATTAAAGTTTGAAAAAGATAAGATTGATAAATATGTAAAAGAAAAAGAGAAAGAAGAAAACAGTTTGAAGAATAAAGTGAACAAATTTTTCAATAAATACACTTCTGCATTGAATACAGCTGCTGGTGCAAATAACTTTTCAAGCATTTCTAATTTTTTAAAACCTGATACAGACAATTACAAGACTATGAAACAATCTTTTCAAAATGGGCAAGGGGCACAATCTATGATGCAAAGTCCACAAGTAACGGACGTGTCTCAAGATGGTTCTGATATCTATGCAAAAGTAGCAAATATTAATAGCCAAGGATTTTGGGTTACATCTAAATATAAATTAGAAGATACTTCAAAAAAAGATGGCGATGATTCTGATTTGAAAATTATCAGCAATCAAGAATAG